One region of Epilithonimonas zeae genomic DNA includes:
- a CDS encoding DUF6438 domain-containing protein, whose product MKYLLSLLLLIGLMSCGTSQTSKYSKIEYEVGPCFGFCPIYKITIDTDKNAVLEAEHFNFSQGEGKGDLDKPREGTFKSTISPADYDKLITLTDVANVKSLSDSYIDKRIMDASKSNLRVYFSDGSKKDIALSAGEKPENLTSLITYITELKKKQNWQKVN is encoded by the coding sequence ATGAAATATTTACTAAGCCTTTTGCTATTGATTGGACTAATGTCCTGCGGTACTTCTCAAACTTCAAAGTATTCTAAAATAGAATATGAAGTTGGGCCTTGCTTCGGATTTTGTCCTATTTACAAGATAACGATTGACACAGATAAAAATGCTGTTCTCGAGGCAGAACACTTTAATTTTTCTCAAGGAGAAGGTAAAGGCGATTTGGACAAACCAAGAGAAGGAACTTTCAAATCTACAATCAGTCCGGCAGATTATGATAAGTTGATTACTTTAACAGACGTTGCTAATGTAAAATCATTATCAGACAGTTACATAGATAAAAGAATTATGGACGCTTCTAAAAGTAACCTCAGAGTTTATTTTTCAGATGGTAGCAAAAAAGATATAGCTTTGTCTGCAGGTGAAAAACCTGAAAATCTAACTTCTCTTATCACTTATATTACTGAATTAAAGAAAAAACAAAACTGGCAAAAAGTTAACTAA
- a CDS encoding adenylate kinase, with amino-acid sequence MINIVLFGPPGSGKGTQAQHLIEKFNLKQISTGDLFRYNMKNDTELGKLAKSYIDKGELVPDQVTIDMLIDELRKPTETNGFIFDGFPRTATQTEALENILKDELGTEISICLSLIVEDEVLVERLLKRGETSGRTDDSNEEIIRNRIKEYYTKTAEVAELYKNQGKYVEVNGIGNISEISEKLFAEVEKIK; translated from the coding sequence ATGATCAATATTGTTCTCTTTGGCCCTCCGGGAAGTGGAAAAGGAACCCAGGCACAGCATCTTATCGAGAAATTTAATTTAAAACAAATTTCGACAGGAGATCTGTTCCGATATAATATGAAGAATGATACCGAGCTTGGAAAATTAGCCAAATCATATATTGACAAGGGAGAATTGGTTCCTGATCAGGTCACTATTGATATGCTGATTGACGAGCTGAGAAAACCTACAGAGACTAATGGATTTATTTTTGATGGATTTCCTAGAACGGCTACTCAGACAGAAGCTTTGGAAAACATCTTAAAAGATGAATTAGGAACAGAAATCAGCATTTGTCTTTCTCTTATTGTAGAAGATGAAGTTTTGGTAGAAAGACTTCTGAAGAGAGGAGAAACCAGTGGAAGAACAGATGATTCTAATGAAGAGATCATCAGAAACAGAATCAAAGAATATTATACAAAAACTGCAGAAGTTGCAGAATTGTACAAAAATCAAGGCAAGTATGTGGAAGTGAACGGAATTGGAAACATTTCTGAAATCTCCGAAAAACTATTTGCCGAGGTAGAAAAAATTAAGTAA
- a CDS encoding RluA family pseudouridine synthase: MLDENEDFLEDEFINNDTSSDDEENSGLYEHFNITVDGNQEPLRIDKYLSIFRQNSTRNKISQTCRAGNVIVNGNVVKQNYKVKPGDNISVLLAHPPRENVIIPQDIPINIVYEDEDLIVVDKDAGMVVHPGHGNWDGTLINALAFHFAKDPNYNSDLDRVGLVHRIDKDTSGLLVIAKNEYALSYLAKQFFDRKTKRLYWAFVWGNLQNDEGTITGHIGRHPKNRMQMYTYEDGSQGKHAVTHYKVLERFRYMTWIECKLETGRTHQIRAHMKHIGHTLFNDERYEGNVILRGVNLPKYKQFVNNVFEILPRHALHAHTLGFVHPTTKKELYFESPMPKDMQEASERWRNYLENN; this comes from the coding sequence ATGCTGGACGAAAACGAAGATTTTCTAGAAGACGAATTTATCAACAATGACACTTCTTCAGACGACGAGGAAAATAGTGGTTTGTATGAACATTTCAATATTACAGTTGATGGTAATCAGGAACCATTGCGTATTGATAAATATTTGTCCATCTTCCGCCAGAATTCTACCAGAAACAAGATTTCTCAGACTTGCAGAGCTGGAAATGTTATTGTTAATGGCAACGTTGTAAAACAAAATTATAAAGTAAAACCGGGCGATAATATCAGTGTTTTATTGGCTCACCCGCCAAGAGAAAATGTCATCATTCCGCAAGATATTCCAATTAATATCGTTTATGAAGATGAAGATTTGATTGTAGTTGATAAAGATGCAGGGATGGTAGTTCACCCAGGCCACGGAAATTGGGACGGTACGTTGATTAACGCTTTAGCATTTCATTTTGCAAAGGATCCTAATTATAATTCGGATTTGGATAGAGTAGGATTGGTTCACAGGATTGATAAAGATACTTCCGGATTGCTTGTAATTGCTAAGAATGAGTATGCACTGAGCTATTTGGCAAAACAATTTTTTGACAGAAAAACCAAACGCCTTTATTGGGCTTTTGTCTGGGGCAATCTTCAAAACGATGAAGGAACAATTACTGGTCATATCGGAAGACATCCAAAAAATAGAATGCAGATGTATACTTACGAAGACGGAAGTCAAGGTAAGCATGCGGTTACACATTACAAAGTTTTAGAACGATTCCGTTATATGACCTGGATAGAATGCAAACTGGAGACAGGAAGAACCCATCAGATTCGGGCGCATATGAAACATATTGGACATACTCTATTTAATGATGAAAGATATGAAGGGAATGTAATTCTCAGAGGTGTTAATCTTCCTAAATATAAGCAATTTGTAAATAATGTTTTCGAAATTTTACCAAGACATGCGTTACATGCTCATACGCTAGGGTTTGTTCATCCAACAACTAAGAAAGAATTGTATTTTGAAAGTCCAATGCCGAAAGATATGCAGGAAGCATCTGAACGTTGGCGAAATTACTTAGAAAACAATTAG
- a CDS encoding PorP/SprF family type IX secretion system membrane protein, with the protein MKQNYPFYKIFSLFVTVFFIETKAQETLPFYQQYLLDGDFLFNPALLGKTDDVVLNFNYQKQFSQLSESPNVQSLGFHANVFDRVGAGISFFRDQNGPISSNGLMLGASYFIPLSDEEDRQDQFSFGIGTNLYNMNIDYTQLNPEQPGDPTLGENTNDVFLAYANLGAVFKYRHFFAGISVIDIPISNDLPIVNGIEPSPTKFYLNAGYDWHFTDGIFLTPSLMMNLNTNSSRIMDYNLMATVFGEQNNLSAGLSFRSAKSAVGSQNLGMSPVIKGRVGNFTFGAVYNFGVSELTENFGNSFMLSIGFNIDNFINSRGFRYR; encoded by the coding sequence GTGAAGCAGAATTATCCATTTTATAAAATATTTTCACTCTTTGTAACAGTTTTTTTTATTGAGACTAAAGCTCAGGAAACTTTGCCTTTTTATCAGCAATATCTTTTGGATGGAGATTTCCTTTTCAATCCTGCCTTATTGGGAAAAACGGATGATGTAGTTCTGAATTTTAATTATCAAAAGCAATTTTCGCAACTAAGCGAGTCGCCCAATGTCCAGTCTTTAGGATTTCATGCAAATGTTTTTGACAGAGTTGGCGCGGGTATTTCATTTTTTAGAGATCAGAATGGACCAATTTCTTCGAATGGATTAATGTTAGGTGCTTCGTATTTTATTCCGTTATCGGATGAAGAGGATCGTCAAGATCAATTCTCTTTTGGTATCGGAACCAATCTCTACAATATGAATATCGATTACACTCAACTGAATCCAGAACAACCTGGAGATCCTACTTTGGGTGAAAATACCAACGATGTTTTTTTAGCTTACGCTAATTTAGGAGCAGTTTTTAAATACAGACATTTCTTTGCCGGAATCTCAGTCATTGATATCCCAATCAGTAATGATTTGCCTATTGTAAATGGAATAGAACCTTCACCAACTAAATTTTATCTTAATGCCGGATACGACTGGCATTTTACTGACGGAATTTTCTTAACACCATCATTAATGATGAATCTGAATACCAATTCGTCAAGAATAATGGATTATAACTTGATGGCAACTGTTTTTGGAGAACAAAATAATCTTTCTGCTGGTCTAAGTTTCCGAAGTGCAAAAAGTGCAGTGGGGAGCCAAAATCTGGGAATGTCACCAGTTATTAAAGGTCGAGTTGGAAATTTTACATTTGGAGCGGTTTATAACTTCGGC
- the obgE gene encoding GTPase ObgE — translation MSNFVDYVKIHCKSGHGGAGSAHLRREKYIPKGGPDGGDGGRGGHVIMKGNAHEWTLLPLRYTRHVKAERGENGAKNQLTGAYGADVYINVPLGTIARNEEGEIVGEILEDGQEIILMEGGKGGKGNEHFKSSTNQTPRYAQPGMEGQEGYIVFELKLLADVGLVGFPNAGKSTLLASVSAARPKIADYAFTTLTPNLGIVEWRNYKSFVMADIPGIIEGAAEGKGLGHRFLRHIERNSILLFLIPADSEDHFQEFKILENELKEYNPELVDKDFILSVSKADLLDDELKKEISAEFPENRQPLFFSGVTGEGLQELKDAIWKKLHG, via the coding sequence ATGTCAAATTTCGTAGATTACGTAAAAATTCATTGTAAAAGTGGTCACGGTGGTGCAGGTTCTGCCCATCTCCGCAGAGAAAAATACATCCCAAAAGGTGGTCCTGATGGTGGTGACGGCGGACGCGGTGGTCACGTGATTATGAAAGGAAACGCCCACGAATGGACGCTTTTACCACTTAGATATACGCGACACGTAAAAGCGGAGCGTGGAGAAAACGGTGCGAAAAACCAGTTGACAGGTGCTTACGGTGCAGATGTTTATATCAATGTGCCTTTGGGAACTATTGCAAGAAATGAGGAAGGTGAAATTGTAGGAGAAATTCTGGAAGACGGACAAGAAATCATCTTGATGGAAGGTGGAAAAGGCGGAAAAGGAAACGAGCATTTTAAATCTTCTACCAATCAAACCCCGAGATATGCCCAGCCAGGAATGGAAGGCCAGGAAGGTTACATCGTTTTCGAACTGAAGCTTTTAGCAGATGTGGGATTGGTCGGTTTCCCAAATGCAGGGAAATCTACACTTCTAGCATCAGTTTCTGCAGCCAGACCTAAGATTGCTGATTACGCTTTTACAACTTTGACTCCGAATCTTGGAATTGTGGAATGGAGAAATTACAAATCATTTGTAATGGCCGATATTCCCGGAATTATAGAGGGTGCAGCGGAAGGAAAAGGACTTGGACATAGGTTTTTGAGACATATCGAAAGAAACTCTATTTTATTATTCTTAATTCCGGCAGATTCTGAAGATCATTTTCAGGAATTCAAGATTTTGGAAAATGAGTTGAAAGAATATAATCCTGAATTGGTTGATAAAGATTTCATTCTATCCGTTTCAAAAGCTGATTTGCTGGATGATGAACTGAAGAAAGAAATCTCCGCAGAATTTCCGGAAAACAGACAACCCTTATTTTTCTCCGGCGTAACTGGTGAAGGACTTCAGGAATTAAAAGATGCCATCTGGAAAAAATTGCACGGATAA
- a CDS encoding phosphoribosyltransferase → MESIQIHDKSFVPYLKHDEIQEIIKKLALRVYEDYKDETPIFVGVLNGVIMFFSDFLKYYPGKCEIAFLQVSSYSGTQSTGIVYKKMDLTKDVVDRHIILMEDIVDTGNTLENLFEYFKNTQRPKTLKVASLLLKPDVFQKDFTIDYVAKEIPNKFVLGYGLDYDELGRNLPDLYQLEEGRINH, encoded by the coding sequence ATGGAGTCTATACAAATTCACGACAAAAGTTTCGTACCATACCTGAAACACGATGAAATTCAGGAAATTATAAAAAAATTAGCCCTAAGAGTTTACGAAGATTACAAAGATGAAACCCCTATTTTTGTAGGTGTTCTGAACGGCGTAATTATGTTTTTCTCAGATTTTTTAAAGTACTATCCTGGTAAATGTGAAATTGCCTTCTTACAGGTAAGTTCTTATTCCGGTACGCAATCTACAGGGATTGTTTATAAGAAAATGGACCTTACAAAAGATGTTGTAGATCGTCATATCATCCTTATGGAAGATATCGTAGACACCGGAAATACATTGGAAAACCTTTTTGAATATTTCAAAAATACGCAACGTCCAAAAACTTTGAAAGTAGCCTCATTACTATTAAAACCAGACGTTTTCCAAAAAGATTTCACCATTGATTATGTTGCGAAAGAAATCCCAAATAAATTTGTCTTAGGCTATGGATTAGATTACGATGAATTGGGAAGAAATCTACCGGATCTTTATCAATTAGAAGAAGGAAGAATCAATCATTAG
- a CDS encoding GSCFA domain-containing protein, which produces MKFRTEVEINESGKKIGIEDCIFSIGSCFATEMHEKFSEGQIQSLNNPFGTIFNPYSIFQAVQQIYDAKEYHEIDLILANENYISLDHHSSFDSRYAHKSLEKINQNIEEANQFLQSTDFVIITFGTSYIYEFLPKNRLVANCHKIPQKFFEKRFLSHQELTDSINKTIEILKDICKDDVQILFTVSPVRHTKDGIVENQLSKSKLITAIHESISGKENCSYLPVYEILMDDLRDYRFYKDDLIHPNSQAVQYIWEKFGNAYFSDETKVFINENNKILTALNHKTNDDKNPKYQEFLDKINQKKIEQQKKVKHKIF; this is translated from the coding sequence ATGAAATTCCGTACAGAAGTAGAGATTAATGAAAGTGGAAAAAAAATAGGTATCGAAGATTGTATATTCTCGATTGGTTCTTGTTTTGCGACAGAGATGCACGAGAAATTTTCTGAAGGTCAAATCCAATCTCTCAACAATCCATTTGGAACGATTTTCAATCCGTATTCTATTTTTCAGGCTGTTCAGCAGATTTATGATGCGAAGGAATATCATGAAATTGATTTGATTTTGGCTAATGAGAATTACATCAGTTTAGATCATCATTCGTCTTTTGATTCCAGATATGCGCACAAATCTTTGGAGAAAATCAATCAAAATATAGAAGAAGCTAATCAGTTTTTGCAGAGTACAGACTTTGTTATAATCACGTTTGGAACATCTTATATTTATGAGTTTTTGCCGAAAAACAGATTGGTAGCCAATTGTCATAAGATTCCACAAAAGTTTTTTGAAAAACGATTTTTATCTCATCAGGAACTTACAGATTCCATCAATAAAACCATCGAAATTCTAAAAGATATTTGTAAAGATGATGTTCAGATTTTATTCACTGTTTCGCCGGTTCGTCACACCAAAGACGGAATTGTAGAAAATCAATTAAGTAAATCAAAACTGATTACTGCCATTCACGAATCGATTTCAGGAAAAGAAAATTGTAGTTATTTGCCGGTTTATGAGATTTTGATGGATGATCTTCGGGATTATCGTTTTTACAAAGATGATTTGATTCATCCTAATTCTCAGGCTGTTCAATACATTTGGGAAAAATTTGGAAATGCTTATTTTTCTGATGAGACTAAGGTTTTCATCAATGAAAATAACAAAATCTTAACTGCGCTAAATCATAAGACCAATGACGACAAGAATCCAAAATATCAGGAGTTTTTGGATAAAATCAATCAGAAAAAGATTGAGCAACAAAAGAAAGTTAAGCATAAAATATTTTAG
- a CDS encoding TatD family hydrolase, whose amino-acid sequence MIDTHTHLYSDQFDKDRSEMIQRALDKGVEKFFLPAIDSETHDKMLLLESEYPGEIFSMMGLHPCSVKPESWEYELQLVKNYLDQRDFVAIGEIGIDLYWDKSTLDIQVKAFEQQIDWAIEKDLPIVIHTRESFEETFEVLERKKHPKLRGIFHCFSGNLEQANHTIELNFILGIGGVVTFKNGKIDQFLNEIALDKIVLETDSPYLAPVPFRGKRNESAYVELVAGKLVDIYKTDFSKIDRITTENALKLFRI is encoded by the coding sequence ATGATTGACACTCATACCCATTTATATTCTGACCAATTCGATAAAGACCGTTCTGAAATGATTCAACGGGCTTTGGATAAAGGCGTGGAAAAATTCTTTCTCCCTGCAATTGATTCTGAAACACACGACAAAATGCTCTTATTAGAATCTGAATATCCAGGGGAAATATTTTCAATGATGGGACTTCATCCTTGTTCTGTAAAACCAGAATCTTGGGAATACGAATTACAATTAGTTAAAAATTATCTGGATCAAAGAGATTTTGTAGCGATTGGTGAAATCGGGATTGATTTATATTGGGACAAATCGACTTTGGATATTCAGGTTAAAGCTTTTGAACAGCAGATTGATTGGGCGATAGAAAAAGATTTACCAATCGTCATCCATACCAGAGAAAGCTTTGAAGAAACTTTTGAAGTTCTGGAAAGAAAAAAGCATCCGAAACTTCGTGGGATTTTCCATTGTTTTTCAGGAAATTTGGAGCAGGCAAATCACACCATAGAGCTTAATTTCATTTTGGGAATCGGTGGAGTAGTGACCTTCAAAAATGGAAAAATAGATCAATTCTTGAATGAAATTGCTTTAGATAAAATCGTTTTGGAAACAGATTCTCCTTATCTCGCACCGGTTCCATTCCGAGGAAAACGAAATGAAAGTGCTTATGTGGAATTGGTTGCTGGAAAACTGGTAGATATCTACAAAACAGACTTTTCGAAAATTGATCGGATTACAACTGAGAATGCTTTGAAGTTGTTTAGAATTTAA
- a CDS encoding polyprenyl synthetase family protein, translating into MEFLDQYQKIVADAIEKHTFTHKPDELYHPMNYIISHGGKRLRPIMLLMACDLFNGDLDKALKPSLAIEFFHNFTLIHDDIMDEAPLRRNKPTIHTLHGINVGILSGDALLIKAYQFFEDLEPELFKKCIKIFSETGAVLCEGQQFDINFENRTDVSYEDYIQMITFKTGVLSASSFQIGALIAGASEEDAEAMYNFGKHIGIAFQIMDDYLDVFGNQEQFGKKHAGDIYENKKTILYLLALEHSNEQELSELNYWYSKKTDNVDKVYSVEKIFRRTKVDDKVLRLIQKHNEIGQSYLDKINLPDESKLPFRELANYLLRRES; encoded by the coding sequence ATGGAATTTCTAGACCAGTATCAGAAAATTGTAGCAGACGCTATAGAAAAACATACTTTTACCCATAAGCCGGATGAGTTGTATCATCCTATGAACTACATTATTTCACACGGCGGAAAAAGACTTCGCCCCATAATGTTGTTGATGGCTTGCGATCTTTTTAACGGTGATTTGGACAAAGCATTGAAACCTTCTTTGGCGATTGAATTCTTTCATAATTTCACATTAATTCACGATGATATTATGGATGAAGCACCATTAAGAAGAAACAAACCGACAATTCATACACTTCACGGGATCAATGTTGGAATACTTTCCGGAGACGCTCTTTTGATTAAAGCTTATCAATTCTTCGAAGACTTGGAACCGGAATTATTTAAAAAATGTATCAAAATATTTTCAGAAACAGGTGCTGTTCTTTGTGAAGGTCAACAGTTTGATATCAATTTCGAAAACAGAACTGATGTAAGTTACGAGGATTATATTCAGATGATTACTTTCAAAACGGGTGTTTTGAGCGCATCATCTTTCCAAATCGGAGCTCTGATTGCTGGTGCGTCGGAAGAAGATGCAGAAGCGATGTATAACTTCGGTAAACATATCGGGATTGCGTTCCAAATTATGGATGATTACTTGGATGTTTTCGGAAATCAGGAACAATTTGGTAAAAAACATGCTGGTGATATTTACGAAAATAAAAAAACCATTCTTTATCTTTTGGCTTTGGAGCATTCCAACGAGCAGGAATTGTCTGAACTGAATTACTGGTATTCTAAAAAAACAGATAATGTTGATAAAGTTTACAGCGTTGAGAAAATCTTCCGACGAACAAAAGTAGATGACAAAGTTTTGAGATTAATCCAAAAACATAATGAGATTGGACAATCTTACTTAGATAAAATCAATCTTCCAGACGAGAGTAAATTACCATTCAGAGAATTGGCAAATTATCTTTTGAGAAGAGAGTCTTAA
- a CDS encoding PASTA domain-containing protein, producing the protein MFKSLFHWKVLLNIVLAMAFFAGLVWLTFRWLEFHTNHGEEVPVPNVMNMTVHEAIKILDDSGLEYEVDSFKYDPKFRPFQVLAVNPNPGANVKNGRVITLKVNPRTWAKVAIPDIIDRYKGLAFNQLNLVGLKVGDTLYEPSIQRDAVLRIIYNGTSVKPGTQIPRFSAVDLVIGSGPLRNVSIPNVVGRTVQEAKKIIAQALFEVGIVEHEDGGKDDSDIVYYQDPEFGSLRDQGMQIDLWASKKTPAELQNKIRQLDEMYRPKIDTTLAPIQYNEMPSVDPPKPQVQKPAASVESATPKPKSVTPAQNSAGNNSGGTVAKQTTTTPAKPQEKPKPKKVVIE; encoded by the coding sequence ATGTTCAAATCACTTTTCCATTGGAAAGTTTTACTTAATATCGTTTTAGCAATGGCGTTTTTCGCCGGTCTGGTTTGGTTGACATTCCGTTGGCTGGAGTTCCATACCAATCACGGAGAGGAAGTTCCTGTCCCGAATGTGATGAATATGACCGTCCACGAAGCTATCAAAATTCTGGATGATTCTGGTTTGGAATACGAAGTTGATAGTTTCAAATATGATCCTAAATTCCGTCCTTTTCAAGTTTTAGCGGTTAATCCAAATCCTGGAGCTAATGTTAAAAACGGAAGGGTAATTACACTTAAAGTTAATCCAAGAACTTGGGCAAAAGTAGCTATTCCAGATATTATTGATAGATATAAGGGTTTGGCTTTTAATCAATTAAATCTTGTTGGTCTTAAAGTGGGAGATACACTTTATGAGCCAAGTATCCAACGAGATGCCGTTCTTAGAATTATCTATAACGGGACAAGTGTGAAACCGGGAACTCAAATTCCTAGATTTTCTGCTGTAGATTTGGTCATAGGTTCTGGCCCCTTGAGAAATGTTAGTATTCCAAATGTTGTTGGAAGAACAGTACAGGAAGCGAAGAAAATAATTGCTCAAGCTTTATTCGAAGTTGGAATTGTAGAACACGAAGACGGCGGGAAAGACGATTCTGATATTGTTTATTATCAGGATCCGGAATTTGGTTCTCTACGAGATCAGGGAATGCAAATCGATCTTTGGGCAAGTAAAAAAACGCCGGCAGAACTACAAAATAAAATAAGACAATTGGATGAGATGTATCGTCCAAAAATAGATACGACATTAGCTCCGATTCAATATAATGAGATGCCAAGTGTAGATCCTCCAAAACCTCAGGTTCAAAAGCCAGCAGCTTCAGTTGAGTCAGCTACTCCAAAACCTAAATCTGTCACGCCTGCCCAAAATTCAGCAGGTAACAATTCAGGAGGAACTGTAGCAAAGCAAACTACCACAACACCTGCTAAACCACAAGAAAAGCCTAAGCCTAAAAAGGTGGTTATTGAATAA
- a CDS encoding DEAD/DEAH box helicase, whose translation MNFEELGLIKPILDALKAQGYEQPTPIQEKAIPSILQKKDLLGSAQTGTGKTAAFAIPILQNLSEKDQHRNQIKALILTPTRELAIQIEENFQAYGKHLKLKSLVIFGGVKQHAQEQQLKRGVDILIATPGRLLDFISQGIIKLHHLQIFVLDEADRMLDMGFVHDVKKILKIIPAKRQNLFFSATMPKEIANLASEILVNPVKVEVAPVSSTADTIQQSIYFVDNSNKTDLLIHLLEDPKLDQVLVFSRTKHGADKIARKLHQSKISAEAIHGNKSQNARQNALSNFKSKKTRVLVATDIAARGIDIDELKYVVNYELSDVSETYVHRIGRTGRAGSEGTSFSFVDGLDLANLRSTEKLIGKKIPVVKDHPYHTDNLVEQKRDSNNKPFTPRPKPQAKTEIGFKKPKNKGFFRKK comes from the coding sequence TTGAATTTCGAAGAATTAGGCTTGATTAAGCCAATATTAGATGCATTAAAAGCACAAGGCTACGAACAGCCGACACCAATACAAGAAAAAGCAATCCCATCTATCTTACAGAAAAAAGATCTTTTGGGAAGCGCACAGACAGGGACAGGAAAAACTGCTGCGTTTGCGATTCCTATTCTACAAAATCTTTCAGAAAAAGACCAACATAGAAACCAAATCAAAGCACTGATTCTTACACCAACAAGAGAATTAGCGATCCAAATTGAAGAGAATTTCCAGGCTTACGGAAAGCACTTGAAATTAAAATCATTGGTGATCTTTGGTGGTGTAAAACAACACGCGCAGGAACAGCAACTTAAAAGAGGTGTAGACATCTTGATTGCTACTCCGGGAAGATTGTTGGATTTTATTTCTCAAGGGATTATCAAACTTCATCACCTACAGATTTTTGTTTTGGATGAGGCTGACAGAATGTTGGATATGGGTTTCGTACACGATGTGAAGAAAATCCTGAAAATAATTCCCGCCAAAAGACAAAACCTTTTCTTTTCTGCAACTATGCCGAAAGAAATTGCCAATTTAGCTTCTGAGATCTTGGTAAATCCTGTAAAAGTAGAAGTTGCTCCGGTTTCTTCCACTGCAGACACAATTCAGCAAAGTATTTATTTTGTTGATAATTCTAATAAAACCGATTTGTTAATTCACCTTTTGGAAGACCCAAAATTGGATCAGGTTTTGGTATTTTCCAGAACTAAACACGGTGCGGACAAAATTGCCAGAAAACTTCATCAATCCAAAATTTCTGCTGAAGCGATACACGGAAACAAATCTCAGAATGCAAGACAAAACGCACTATCCAACTTCAAATCAAAAAAAACAAGAGTTCTGGTTGCGACAGATATTGCAGCCAGAGGAATTGACATCGATGAGCTGAAATATGTTGTGAATTATGAATTATCCGATGTTTCTGAGACCTATGTTCACAGAATCGGACGAACTGGTAGAGCAGGCTCAGAAGGAACTTCTTTTTCATTTGTTGATGGATTGGATTTGGCTAATCTTAGAAGTACAGAAAAACTGATTGGCAAGAAAATCCCTGTTGTAAAAGATCATCCTTATCATACAGATAATCTCGTAGAACAGAAAAGAGACAGTAATAATAAGCCTTTTACTCCGAGACCAAAACCTCAGGCAAAAACTGAAATCGGTTTTAAGAAACCTAAAAATAAAGGATTTTTCAGAAAGAAATAA
- a CDS encoding porin family protein translates to MKKLTLLLMIAGSSLAFAQTHFGVKAGYNLSGYKVGDYQLDNKSFFYIGGLAEHQLSEKFSLQGELLFTELGGQDSQDLYDIVGDQVVQMGTQKIRLKLPQIQIPISAKYYISKPFSLSAGLNFGINLNPNVEFDPENFYNSSGKIENIKTINVFPFLGTEYKIAENFFVDARYHFNFIRINKKGSIDSNISIFQIGLGYLFK, encoded by the coding sequence ATGAAAAAACTCACTTTGCTATTAATGATAGCAGGCTCTTCTTTGGCTTTTGCACAAACACATTTTGGAGTAAAAGCTGGCTATAACTTATCCGGCTATAAAGTAGGAGATTATCAATTAGACAATAAATCTTTCTTTTACATCGGTGGACTTGCAGAACATCAATTATCAGAAAAATTTTCTTTGCAAGGAGAACTGCTGTTTACGGAGCTTGGGGGACAAGATTCCCAAGATCTATATGACATCGTGGGAGATCAAGTTGTACAGATGGGAACTCAGAAAATACGTCTCAAATTACCTCAAATTCAGATCCCGATATCCGCAAAATACTACATTTCGAAACCTTTTTCTTTATCAGCAGGTTTAAACTTTGGTATCAATTTGAATCCCAATGTAGAATTTGATCCTGAAAATTTTTATAATTCTTCGGGAAAAATTGAAAATATAAAAACAATTAATGTATTTCCGTTTTTAGGTACAGAGTATAAAATTGCGGAGAACTTCTTTGTTGATGCACGTTATCATTTTAATTTTATCCGAATTAACAAGAAAGGAAGTATTGATAGCAATATTTCTATTTTTCAAATCGGATTAGGTTACCTTTTCAAATAA